One part of the Muntiacus reevesi chromosome 18, mMunRee1.1, whole genome shotgun sequence genome encodes these proteins:
- the HES7 gene encoding transcription factor HES-7 isoform X2: protein MVTRDRAENRDGPKMLKPLVEKRRRDRINRSLEELRLLLLERTRDQNLRNPKLEKAEILEFAVGYLRERSRVEPPAAVPSGVPRPPAQDAEALASCYLSGFRECLLRLAAFAQDASPAARAQLFSALHGYLRPKPPRPEPGEPRPPAPRLPLDPAAPAPGPALHQRPPVHKGPPSPRCAWSPSPCSPRAGDSGAPAPLTGLLPPPPPHRQDAAPKAPPPPPPAFWRPWP, encoded by the exons ATGGTCACCCGGGATCGAGCCGAGAATAGGGACGGCCCCAAG ATGCTGAAGCCGCTCGTGGAGAAGCGGCGCCGGGACCGCATCAACCGCAGCCTGGAAGAACTGAGGCTGCTGCTACTGGAGCGGACCCGGGACCAG AACCTCCGGAACCCGAAGCTGGAGAAAGCAGAGATACTGGAGTTCGCCGTGGGCTACTTGAGGGAGCGAAGCCGGGTGGAGCCCCCGG CGGCCGTACCTTCAGGGGTCCCCCGACCCCCAGCCCAGGACGCCGAGGCGCTCGCCAGCTGCTACTTGTCGGGATTCCGCGAGTGCCTGCTCCGCTTGGCGGCCTTTGCACAAGACGCCAGCCCGGCCGCGCGCGCCCAGCTCTTCTCCGCGCTGCACGGTTACCTGCGCCCCAAGCCGCCCCGGCCGGAACCGGgagagcccaggccccctgcgcCGCGCCTACCGCTGGACCCCGCCGCCCCAGCGCCCGGCCCCGCGCTCCACCAGCGCCCCCCAGTTCACAAGGGCCCCCCCAGCCCGCGCTGCGCGTGGTCCCCGTCTCCCTGCTCCCCTCGAGCCGGTGATTCCGGCGCGCCGGCCCCCCTCACCGgactgctgccgccgccgccgcctcacaGACAAGACGCGGCGCCCAaggccccgccgcccccgccgcccgctTTCTGGAGACCTTGGCCCTGA
- the HES7 gene encoding transcription factor HES-7 isoform X1: protein MVTRDRAENRDGPKMLKPLVEKRRRDRINRSLEELRLLLLERTRDQNLRNPKLEKAEILEFAVGYLRERSRVEPPGVPRPPAQDAEALASCYLSGFRECLLRLAAFAQDASPAARAQLFSALHGYLRPKPPRPEPGEPRPPAPRLPLDPAAPAPGPALHQRPPVHKGPPSPRCAWSPSPCSPRAGDSGAPAPLTGLLPPPPPHRQDAAPKAPPPPPPAFWRPWP, encoded by the exons ATGGTCACCCGGGATCGAGCCGAGAATAGGGACGGCCCCAAG ATGCTGAAGCCGCTCGTGGAGAAGCGGCGCCGGGACCGCATCAACCGCAGCCTGGAAGAACTGAGGCTGCTGCTACTGGAGCGGACCCGGGACCAG AACCTCCGGAACCCGAAGCTGGAGAAAGCAGAGATACTGGAGTTCGCCGTGGGCTACTTGAGGGAGCGAAGCCGGGTGGAGCCCCCGG GGGTCCCCCGACCCCCAGCCCAGGACGCCGAGGCGCTCGCCAGCTGCTACTTGTCGGGATTCCGCGAGTGCCTGCTCCGCTTGGCGGCCTTTGCACAAGACGCCAGCCCGGCCGCGCGCGCCCAGCTCTTCTCCGCGCTGCACGGTTACCTGCGCCCCAAGCCGCCCCGGCCGGAACCGGgagagcccaggccccctgcgcCGCGCCTACCGCTGGACCCCGCCGCCCCAGCGCCCGGCCCCGCGCTCCACCAGCGCCCCCCAGTTCACAAGGGCCCCCCCAGCCCGCGCTGCGCGTGGTCCCCGTCTCCCTGCTCCCCTCGAGCCGGTGATTCCGGCGCGCCGGCCCCCCTCACCGgactgctgccgccgccgccgcctcacaGACAAGACGCGGCGCCCAaggccccgccgcccccgccgcccgctTTCTGGAGACCTTGGCCCTGA